In Paenarthrobacter sp. GOM3, a single window of DNA contains:
- a CDS encoding general stress protein, producing MSNIFGGPKAVEESRSVPQGDTVGSYTSYLDAQKAVDYLADQQFPVQLVSIVGNDLKMVERVTGRLSYPRVALSGALSGMWFGLFVGVMLSFFTPGGGPFSIITSVLMGAAFFMLFGIVTYATQRGKRDFTSTSQVVATNYDVIVAIEAAHEARRLLHQLPMNPSQAAAPQATNYNQHSAPLQQPGQAPERPSTWNDPYGQRGNAEAGAPESGNTHAGAAPSTQQPPAAVRYPDLPDGRPQYGVRVTEGQNATQEDGQQAGSEDAPKQQ from the coding sequence ATGTCTAACATTTTTGGTGGTCCCAAAGCCGTCGAGGAGTCCCGGAGCGTCCCCCAAGGAGACACCGTTGGCTCATACACTTCGTATTTGGATGCCCAAAAGGCGGTGGATTACCTGGCGGACCAGCAGTTCCCGGTTCAGCTGGTGTCGATCGTGGGCAACGACCTCAAAATGGTGGAGCGGGTGACCGGTCGCCTGAGCTATCCGAGGGTGGCTTTGTCAGGTGCCTTGAGCGGTATGTGGTTTGGCCTTTTCGTCGGCGTGATGCTGTCCTTCTTTACCCCGGGCGGCGGACCGTTTTCCATCATCACCTCGGTCCTGATGGGCGCGGCCTTCTTCATGCTGTTCGGCATCGTCACCTATGCCACCCAGCGCGGGAAGCGCGACTTCACATCCACCAGTCAGGTGGTGGCCACCAACTATGACGTCATCGTCGCCATTGAAGCAGCCCACGAGGCCCGTCGCCTGCTCCACCAGCTCCCGATGAACCCCTCGCAGGCGGCAGCGCCGCAGGCCACCAACTACAACCAGCACAGCGCTCCGCTGCAGCAGCCGGGCCAGGCGCCCGAGCGGCCGTCCACCTGGAACGACCCGTACGGCCAGCGCGGTAACGCCGAAGCCGGCGCGCCGGAAAGCGGGAACACCCACGCTGGTGCTGCGCCGTCGACTCAACAGCCCCCGGCAGCTGTCCGCTACCCTGACCTGCCCGACGGGCGCCCGCAGTATGGTGTCCGCGTGACGGAGGGCCAAAACGCGACCCAGGAAGACGGACAGCAAGCCGGGTCCGAGGACGCACCCAAGCAGCAGTAG
- a CDS encoding magnesium transporter MgtE N-terminal domain-containing protein — protein MSTHPSRVFVARLLGLDVFDPLGDRLGRLRDVVVLSRGTRGAPHVVGIVVEVPGKKRVFVPMTRITSIDQTQIICTGLVNLRRFEQRGAETLVVAEMFDRRVTLADGSGDATIEDIAMDQHRSKDWFVSKLFVRRGHSLSPLSRLRRNETLIIDWADAQTGAHNEPQAATQFVATHEDLKPADFAEALQEMSDKRRFEVASELQDERLADVLQELPEDDQVEILSALDVERAADVLEEMDPDDAADLLAELPTAQAEELLQLMEPQEAEDVRRLLEYDEDTAGGLMTPVPVILPPEATVAEALAHVRREELSPALASSIFIARPPLETPTGRFLGVVHIQQLLRFPPPEPLGNLVDKNLEPLSDQAHISEVARTLATYNLNSLPVVDDDGRLVGAVTVDDVLDHLLPDDWRAHEDDAPIRRLGGRIG, from the coding sequence ATGAGCACACATCCCTCACGCGTCTTTGTCGCGCGCCTGCTCGGCTTGGACGTCTTCGACCCCTTGGGCGATCGTCTTGGCCGGTTGCGCGATGTCGTGGTGCTCTCCAGGGGCACCCGTGGAGCCCCGCATGTGGTGGGCATCGTGGTTGAAGTGCCGGGCAAGAAGCGCGTTTTCGTGCCGATGACCCGCATTACGTCCATCGACCAAACGCAGATCATCTGCACCGGCCTGGTTAACCTGCGCCGCTTCGAGCAGCGGGGAGCCGAGACACTGGTGGTGGCCGAGATGTTCGATCGCCGCGTCACCTTGGCGGACGGCAGTGGAGATGCCACCATCGAGGACATCGCCATGGACCAGCACAGGTCCAAGGACTGGTTCGTCAGCAAACTTTTCGTCCGCCGTGGCCACTCCCTGTCGCCATTGAGCCGGCTGCGCCGCAACGAGACCCTGATCATCGATTGGGCCGACGCCCAGACCGGCGCCCATAACGAACCACAGGCGGCGACGCAGTTCGTGGCCACCCACGAGGATCTTAAGCCTGCCGACTTCGCCGAAGCCCTGCAGGAAATGAGCGACAAACGCCGGTTCGAAGTGGCCAGCGAGCTCCAGGACGAGCGCCTCGCGGACGTGCTTCAGGAACTTCCCGAAGACGACCAAGTGGAGATCCTCTCGGCCCTGGACGTGGAGCGCGCCGCCGACGTCCTTGAAGAGATGGACCCCGACGACGCCGCTGACCTCCTGGCTGAGCTCCCCACGGCGCAGGCCGAGGAACTACTGCAGCTCATGGAGCCGCAGGAAGCCGAGGACGTGCGCCGGCTCCTGGAGTACGACGAAGACACTGCCGGTGGCCTCATGACCCCTGTCCCTGTCATCCTCCCGCCCGAGGCCACGGTCGCGGAGGCCCTCGCACACGTCCGGCGCGAGGAGCTCTCCCCTGCCCTGGCGTCGTCGATCTTCATTGCCCGCCCTCCGCTGGAGACACCCACGGGCCGTTTCCTCGGCGTGGTGCATATCCAGCAGCTCCTGCGTTTCCCGCCGCCGGAACCGCTGGGCAACCTTGTGGATAAAAACCTTGAGCCGCTCTCGGACCAAGCCCACATCAGCGAGGTAGCCAGGACATTGGCCACCTACAACCTGAATTCACTTCCAGTTGTCGACGACGACGGCCGCCTTGTGGGGGCGGTGACTGTTGATGACGTGCTGGATCACCTGTTGCCGGATGACTGGCGCGCCCACGAGGACGACGCCCCTATAAGGAGACTTGGAGGCCGCATTGGCTGA
- a CDS encoding DUF1003 domain-containing protein has protein sequence MEAALADNNATRSPKSTGRSGSSLDTPLSGRQRILPKFSPNPDAFGNATEGFARFMGTPTFLVYMTVFCVFWLAWNSFAPTEWQFDRMELGFTLLTLMLSLQASYAAPLLLLAQNRQDDRDRVSLQQDRQRAERNLSDTEYLTRELASLRIALREVATRDYVRAELRSLLEDIIDAQEELREHDPATDGSESSGDKVKEKLKEKRDKSRGPRTQQIPKVRPPRTAGPQHSTAKQTPENPESRA, from the coding sequence TTGGAGGCCGCATTGGCTGATAACAACGCCACCCGATCACCCAAGTCCACTGGACGTTCGGGCAGCAGCCTGGACACTCCCCTGAGCGGGCGCCAACGCATCCTGCCTAAGTTCTCCCCCAACCCGGACGCCTTCGGTAACGCCACCGAGGGCTTCGCCAGGTTCATGGGCACGCCGACGTTCCTCGTCTACATGACGGTGTTCTGTGTGTTTTGGCTGGCTTGGAACTCCTTTGCGCCCACCGAGTGGCAATTCGACCGGATGGAGCTTGGTTTCACCCTGCTGACCCTCATGCTGTCGCTCCAGGCTTCCTACGCAGCCCCGCTGCTCCTCCTGGCGCAGAACCGACAGGATGACCGCGACCGTGTCTCCCTCCAGCAGGACCGCCAGCGCGCCGAGCGCAACCTTTCCGACACCGAGTACCTGACCCGGGAACTGGCGTCGCTGCGCATTGCCCTGCGTGAAGTGGCCACCCGCGACTACGTCCGCGCCGAGCTGCGGAGCCTCCTGGAAGACATCATCGACGCCCAGGAAGAACTTCGCGAGCATGATCCGGCCACCGACGGCAGCGAATCCTCCGGAGACAAAGTTAAGGAGAAGTTGAAGGAGAAGCGGGACAAGTCGCGTGGACCCCGCACCCAGCAGATCCCCAAGGTCCGTCCGCCGCGGACCGCCGGCCCACAGCATTCCACCGCCAAGCAAACACCTGAGAACCCCGAAAGCAGAGCCTGA
- a CDS encoding Mrp/NBP35 family ATP-binding protein gives MSTVSAEALRAALATVIDPELRRPITELGMVESVSADDAGAVHVAVLLTIAGCPLRETITEDATAALSRVPGVTGVDVELKVMTPAQREALKEQLRGPGGQRGIPFTKPGSLTKVYAVASGKGGVGKSSVTVNLACALAAQGLRVGIVDADVHGFSVPALMGITQKPTQVDDMILPPVAYGVKVISIGMFVAGNTPVAWRGPMLHRALEQFLTDVYFGDLDALFLDLPPGTGDIAISVAQLLPNAEILVVTTPQAAAADVAERAGTIATQTGQKVAGVIENMSFLEMPDGGRMELFGSGGGATLAARLSAAVDTDVPLLGQIPLDIRLREGGDAGKPVVLAAPETAAAKSLEGIATALAARPRGLSGMPLGIQPR, from the coding sequence ATGAGCACCGTATCTGCCGAGGCGCTCCGTGCTGCCCTGGCAACCGTCATTGATCCGGAGCTCCGCCGCCCCATCACCGAACTCGGAATGGTCGAATCGGTCTCTGCCGATGATGCCGGCGCTGTCCACGTTGCTGTCCTCCTGACCATCGCCGGGTGCCCCTTGCGCGAAACCATTACCGAGGACGCCACTGCGGCGTTGTCCAGGGTGCCGGGCGTGACCGGGGTGGACGTGGAACTCAAGGTCATGACACCGGCCCAGCGCGAAGCACTCAAGGAGCAGCTCCGTGGTCCCGGCGGCCAGCGCGGAATACCGTTCACCAAGCCGGGTTCGTTGACCAAGGTGTACGCTGTGGCCAGCGGGAAGGGCGGTGTGGGCAAGTCCTCCGTTACCGTGAACCTCGCCTGCGCCCTGGCTGCCCAGGGCCTTCGCGTCGGCATAGTGGATGCGGACGTCCATGGCTTCTCCGTGCCGGCCCTTATGGGAATCACGCAGAAACCCACACAGGTTGACGACATGATCCTCCCGCCGGTGGCTTATGGCGTGAAAGTCATTTCCATCGGCATGTTCGTGGCAGGCAACACGCCCGTGGCGTGGCGTGGCCCCATGCTTCACCGGGCCCTGGAACAGTTCCTCACGGATGTGTATTTCGGCGACCTCGACGCGCTGTTCCTCGACTTGCCTCCCGGCACGGGCGACATCGCCATCTCCGTGGCCCAATTGTTGCCCAACGCGGAGATCCTGGTGGTCACCACACCGCAGGCAGCCGCCGCCGACGTTGCTGAACGCGCCGGAACCATAGCCACCCAGACGGGTCAAAAAGTTGCCGGCGTTATCGAGAACATGTCGTTCCTGGAAATGCCCGACGGCGGCCGCATGGAATTGTTCGGAAGCGGCGGTGGCGCCACCCTGGCTGCGCGATTGAGCGCCGCCGTGGACACCGACGTTCCGCTGCTGGGCCAGATTCCCTTGGACATCCGTTTGCGGGAAGGCGGGGACGCCGGAAAGCCCGTGGTCCTGGCTGCGCCGGAAACGGCTGCCGCTAAGTCCTTGGAGGGTATTGCCACAGCCCTGGCTGCCCGGCCGCGTGGCCTATCCGGCATGCCTCTGGGAATCCAACCCCGCTGA
- a CDS encoding Sec-independent protein translocase TatB, producing the protein MFGINGPEFILLLIIGVLVIGPSRLPEYTQKLANLVKEVRRMASGAREQIKEEVGIDIDEVDWKKYDPRQYDPRRIIKDALLEDDTKPVSADAPVAAATASAEDTKPKPPARIIERLADGEAAPFDTEAT; encoded by the coding sequence GTGTTTGGAATCAACGGCCCGGAGTTCATACTCCTTCTGATTATCGGCGTACTCGTCATCGGTCCCAGCCGTTTGCCCGAATACACTCAAAAGCTCGCCAACCTGGTCAAGGAAGTCCGGCGGATGGCATCCGGCGCGCGCGAGCAGATCAAAGAAGAAGTCGGCATCGACATCGATGAGGTCGACTGGAAGAAGTACGATCCGCGCCAGTATGACCCCCGGCGCATCATCAAGGATGCACTCCTGGAGGACGACACCAAGCCGGTCAGTGCCGATGCGCCGGTCGCCGCAGCAACTGCATCTGCTGAGGACACCAAACCCAAACCTCCGGCGAGGATCATCGAGCGGCTTGCAGATGGCGAAGCCGCGCCTTTCGACACTGAAGCCACCTGA
- the sigE gene encoding RNA polymerase sigma factor SigE, whose product MPASHAAPVQTSEGLEAVAEWVMPSWEEVVANHSAKVYRLAYRLTGNKFDAEDLTQEVFVRVFRSLENFKPGTLDGWLHRITTNLFLDQARRKSRIRFDALAEDAESRLPGREPGPEQSFEHNNLDLDVQRALEELPPDFRAAVVLCDLEGLSYDEVAEALGVKLGTVRSRIHRGRTMLREKLAHRDPRPAEARKPRLKMPRIASIH is encoded by the coding sequence ATGCCGGCATCGCATGCTGCGCCAGTCCAAACATCAGAAGGCCTCGAGGCCGTTGCCGAATGGGTCATGCCCAGCTGGGAGGAAGTGGTTGCGAACCACTCCGCCAAGGTATATCGCCTCGCCTATCGCCTGACCGGCAACAAGTTCGACGCCGAAGACCTCACCCAGGAGGTCTTCGTCCGCGTGTTCCGTTCGCTTGAGAACTTCAAGCCAGGAACATTGGACGGCTGGTTGCACCGCATCACCACCAACCTGTTCCTCGACCAGGCACGCCGTAAGAGCCGCATCCGCTTTGACGCACTTGCCGAGGACGCCGAGTCCCGGCTTCCTGGCCGCGAGCCCGGACCCGAGCAGAGCTTTGAGCACAACAACCTTGACCTGGACGTCCAGCGGGCGCTGGAGGAGCTCCCGCCCGACTTCCGTGCCGCCGTCGTCCTTTGTGATCTTGAAGGCCTCTCCTATGACGAAGTCGCCGAGGCGCTCGGGGTAAAACTGGGGACCGTCAGGTCCCGTATCCACCGGGGCAGGACCATGCTGCGCGAGAAGCTGGCCCACCGCGATCCCCGACCCGCCGAGGCCCGTAAGCCACGCTTGAAGATGCCCCGCATCGCCAGTATCCACTAG
- a CDS encoding O-methyltransferase, translating to MSADKSTSWSYAEDLPAEDDVLLRARERSFELGVTPISPGVGAVLTVLAAASKAQTVVEVGSGAGVSGVCLLRGLSPQAVLTTIDVDVEHLKAAREAFLESGSPANRTRTISGRAADVLPRLTDSAYDLVFIDADKPNFPKYVEQAVRLLKSGGTLVINDALDKDRVSNPAARDATTVVLRQIGKAIRDDERLASAMLPTGDGLLVAVKK from the coding sequence ATGAGTGCCGACAAGTCAACCAGCTGGTCCTATGCAGAAGATCTGCCGGCTGAGGACGACGTCTTGTTGCGTGCCCGGGAGCGGTCCTTCGAGCTAGGTGTTACCCCGATCAGCCCGGGTGTTGGTGCGGTACTGACAGTCCTTGCTGCCGCTTCGAAGGCGCAGACAGTAGTTGAAGTCGGCTCCGGCGCTGGCGTTTCCGGCGTCTGCCTGCTGCGGGGCCTCAGCCCGCAGGCGGTCCTGACAACCATCGACGTCGACGTTGAGCACCTGAAAGCCGCACGGGAAGCGTTCCTGGAATCCGGCAGCCCGGCAAACCGTACGCGTACGATCTCCGGCCGCGCGGCTGATGTGTTGCCTCGACTGACGGATTCGGCCTACGATCTCGTCTTCATCGACGCGGACAAGCCGAACTTCCCCAAATACGTTGAACAGGCGGTGCGCCTGCTTAAGTCCGGTGGCACTTTGGTCATCAACGACGCCCTGGATAAGGACCGCGTCTCCAACCCTGCGGCGCGGGACGCCACCACAGTGGTCCTGCGCCAGATCGGCAAAGCCATCCGCGACGACGAGCGCCTGGCTTCCGCCATGCTGCCAACGGGCGACGGACTTCTGGTGGCAGTCAAGAAGTAG
- a CDS encoding DUF3117 domain-containing protein: protein MAAMKPRTGDGPMEVTKEGRSLIMRVPLEGGGRLVVELNASEAENLKECLVGVTE, encoded by the coding sequence ATGGCGGCTATGAAACCACGTACTGGCGACGGCCCTATGGAAGTGACCAAGGAGGGACGCAGCCTGATCATGCGTGTGCCGCTCGAAGGTGGCGGCCGGCTTGTGGTCGAGCTCAACGCCTCCGAAGCGGAGAACCTCAAGGAATGCCTCGTAGGTGTGACCGAATAG